The nucleotide window CACGTGGTTGACCAACATCTCCGTGCTGGGGAACCAGCCGCACACCTCCATCAACCGCGCGCGCCACCCCTCGTCATCGTCGGCGAGGTCCAGCATCGTTCTCTGCCAGCCGAGGCTTCTCTCCATGGAGGCAGTTGCAGCGGTCGCCGGCGAGGGTATTCTCGATCTACTGTAGGTGGGGATAAGAGGGGAGTTCGAACCGGCGCCCGTGGGAGGTGGGTGAGTGTGTGGTGGGGAGGAGAGTGGTACAGTTACTTATTTAATGGCATTTAGGACGTGGGCACGGTAAACGTACAATAATATTCTTTCTACCTCCCGCCCCGGTCATTACACAGTAaagaatttttttgatttttgtttACAGGGAAACATCTTACTTTATTTAAACAAAGACTGGGATCTCGTCTGCTAATACACTAAGGATACAATTAGGGGGCCAAAGCCTCCGAGTATGAGTCGGCCGATTAACACAGTAAATATTTGAAGCAAGTGTTCTACTCTTGTTCCTTCTCCACTTTTCTGCACCTGATAGAAGACAAGCTAAGTTAATGAATGATACAAACTTTAATAATCCACAATGCATACAAACACTTACTTCTCATTTAGTTTGCATTTCTTGCTACGTCTAGTGTGTCCTACCAATTTGCAAGCACCGCACTGGGTTTTCAACTCATCAAAAGAGAGTGGTCTACCATTTTTCGAGACAGGGCGGCTCTCATCTGCCTTTGTTGCACCTTTGCGTGACACTTCCATAGGATCTTTAACCTCAATCATGTTGCCTTCACCATCGTCCACATATTCAACTGCACACTTACTGATGTCATTTGTTTGCTTCAACAAATTTTCCTCTAGCAGATCATACTCATGACTCTTAGCTATCACAGCCTTCAAACTCTCCTGTAACTGATCCCACAAAGCAGGGTGTTTGCATGCCGCATGCATAGCTTTAGACGCTAACACACTGACCTGGCTATATTTCATTCTTTCCCCGGCCCCAGTCCAACCAAATCCCAACAGATCGCTTGTGTGCCTCGCGGGCAGTCCCAACCTTGCTTCTTTCGTGAACCGAATAAGAACTAAACACTTTGGTATTTCAGATATGTTCAAGTGCTTCAGTACATGGAATATGTGCTTGCAAGGTAGACCCTTTCGAATCATTCTTCTGCAGCTGCACCTTATAGTTTCTGCAGAATTTACTGGTGTATACTCCACCAAAAAACTGCGCTTCCGGTTATTCTTCCAGGCCACGATGTACTGCTGTGATCCGTCTCCCAGCTTAATTTCTACAATCTCCATGCCGTCAATTTTTCTAAGATCATCCTGCAACATATAGAAGTTTGCTGGAGTGAAGACGTGAGAAACAGCTATCTCAAGTTCCCTCGAGCTAGTAACTGGCACCGGTAAACTCTGTGAGGCCGTGCAGTCATCTCGCGCCTCGTTTTCATGGATACGCACAATGGCGTTCTCATAGTGCAAAATCATATCCACCAGGGTCATTTCACCGTCTAGGTGGAGGTGAAGGCATGAGTTCAGGCTTTCACTCCGCTGGTTGCTTTTCATGCCAAGCCAAAACCCCTCTGTTAGATATGCCGCGGCCCACAGTCTTCTCTTCTTATACATCCGCCTCAACCATGTTACAGTTTTTTCTGACTGCCATTTTTCGGAAAATGCGTGCCATCTCTCCTCAAACGTTGCCGTGGACGTGCTGTAGTACAGAAGAGTTCAAAACTCCTTCAAGGACTTGTGACTGAGGTGAATCTTCATATTTTTCTCTATGTGCCATGTACATATACGGTGCCACACGTCTGGCAAGACTTCGCGAATTGCCTTGATCATCGCAGCGTCGGCGTCTGTGATTACACTCTTAGGCATCTTTTGACACATGGACCTCAAAAACGTCTGCAGAAGCCACACGTATGTCTCCTCGGTCTCGTCCGAAACTATGGCACAACCAAAAACAGTGGTCTTCCGGTGATTGTTAAGACCAACAAAAGGTATGAATGGCATACCATAGCGGTTCATCTTGTACGTGCTGTCAAATACAAGCGCGTCGCCGAAGTCCTCATAGTCATGACGAGACTGGGAGTCGCACCAGAACATCCTATTCAAATGTCCTTCCTTATCTAGCCTGTACTCGAAAAAGAAGCTAGGATCCCTCTGTTTCCTACTGGCCATGATGCCTATGGCTGCGGCAGCATCACCTTTTGAAAGCAGCTTCCTCTTCTCCTTGGCGCAAAGGTTGTATATTTCACGCCTGGTAAAACCAACACCGTCGTACCATACATGCTTGCTGATGAAGCAATCCATCATGTCGTGAATTCTAATCCCTGCAGCTCCCATGGACATTATCTCATGCTTCTGGTACTCTTTGATTTTTCTATGGGACCAAAGAAAAGGTACCTCGTCCGGTCCTGCCAACATATGGCTATGCTTGTCCTCAAAACTTTCAACATACCAAACCCCACGCTTTTGGTCAAGCTTGACGGTCAGGTGCGCTTCGCAAAAGCAGCGTGTCTCGGGTCTGAGCCTACGGCTGTGTCCTTCCTCGGTTAGCAACTTGCTGTCACGTTTCCCTTGTCTTGAACAAACAAACCGCCTATAATGCATATGACGTGACTCTGTTTTGCTATACTTGACCTTATTCTTTCTAATACTGAAACCATTATCTCTAGCATAGCTGTTGTAGAAATCATACGCAGCATCGTGAGAAGTAAAGGTCATTTCCATTATCTGCATGAACATATCCCTCTTATCATCTGCACTGGCAGTATCTTGGACATTCTTTGCACCATCATCTTGTGTCACCTACACAATCAAACCACAGCCATGAAAACAGATTTCTATGGTTTAACATTACTTACTTCCATAAAACATTGATTACACACATACCTCACTCATGATGACCGAC belongs to Triticum urartu cultivar G1812 unplaced genomic scaffold, Tu2.1 TuUngrouped_contig_623, whole genome shotgun sequence and includes:
- the LOC125530322 gene encoding protein FAR1-RELATED SEQUENCE 5-like, which encodes MAEEELTDIMVDMEYGELMKDWIDDWSDDENSDREDRSENGNEWDNLNINELDDDQENNSELSNEDYISQISSGCHNAYDYYGESDAETCLNDESLDAPGSGESESSVIMSEVTQDDGAKNVQDTASADDKRDMFMQIMEMTFTSHDAAYDFYNSYARDNGFSIRKNKVKYSKTESRHMHYRRFVCSRQGKRDSKLLTEEGHSRRLRPETRCFCEAHLTVKLDQKRGVWYVESFEDKHSHMLAGPDEVPFLWSHRKIKEYQKHEIMSMGAAGIRIHDMMDCFISKHVWYDGVGFTRREIYNLCAKEKRKLLSKGDAAAAIGIMASRKQRDPSFFFEYRLDKEGHLNRMFWCDSQSRHDYEDFGDALVFDSTYKMNRYGMPFIPFVGLNNHRKTTVFGCAIVSDETEETYVWLLQTFLRSMCQKMPKSVITDADAAMIKAIREVLPDVWHRICTWHIEKNMKIHLSHKSLKEF